GTGACAATAGTGGCGCGACATGGGCACGAATCGGCTATCCGGCTTGGTCTTCCGGGTCGTTTTTTTCGTGGATCAATGACAGTTCCTGGGCGGAAAAGACCTTGGCGATATCGAGGATCATGATGAATTCCTCGTTCTGCTTGCCCATGGCCTTGATGAAGTCC
This is a stretch of genomic DNA from Deltaproteobacteria bacterium. It encodes these proteins:
- a CDS encoding chemotaxis protein CheW, which gives rise to DFIKAMGKQNEEFIMILDIAKVFSAQELSLIHEKNDPEDQAG